The Nitrospirota bacterium genome includes a window with the following:
- a CDS encoding DUF2892 domain-containing protein, with protein sequence MNKNMGTLDRAIRVTAGLSILSLAFVGPRSKWASLGGFPLVTGAVGWCPVYELLDLSTRRKVHPWNREYWK encoded by the coding sequence ATGAACAAGAACATGGGAACTCTCGATAGAGCGATACGCGTGACCGCCGGGTTGAGCATCCTCTCCCTCGCCTTCGTGGGCCCCCGGAGCAAGTGGGCCTCCCTGGGGGGCTTTCCCCTTGTCACCGGGGCCGTGGGCTGGTGCCCGGTTTATGAGCTCCTGGACCTCTCCACCCGAAGGAAAGTCCACCCCTGGAACAGGGAGTACTGGAAATAA